In a genomic window of Alkalihalobacillus sp. TS-13:
- a CDS encoding alpha/beta fold hydrolase → MDQLLYSRNQPEENRYEKYLENAMEQRNILDVAYAANRFNISTASNGVVDGTGDIGRIKAPALVLWGKEDLITSEQMTHEIINDMREHGIEVKYSTLPAGHSALIDNLEGVLREVELFLSSENER, encoded by the coding sequence ATGGATCAATTGCTCTATTCACGTAACCAACCAGAAGAAAACCGGTATGAAAAATACTTAGAGAATGCGATGGAGCAACGTAATATCCTGGACGTAGCCTATGCTGCCAATAGATTCAATATCAGCACAGCCTCGAATGGTGTGGTCGATGGTACCGGTGACATCGGCCGAATCAAAGCCCCAGCACTTGTACTATGGGGAAAAGAAGATCTTATCACGTCAGAACAAATGACACACGAAATCATCAACGACATGAGAGAGCACGGCATCGAGGTGAAATATTCAACCTTGCCCGCAGGTCATTCTGCACTTATAGATAATTTGGAAGGAGTACTTCGGGAGGTTGAGCTGTTTTTAAGTTCAGAAAACGAACGATGA
- a CDS encoding DUF4309 domain-containing protein, giving the protein MELVRRGFTILTVAFLMLLGATLGSAASEAQQSSPDLLIRQIMGLAYESRQTINSVPFSVGDSLKKVEKAWGEPDELSTAAATYFDHHVLFLYDNSTGRKTITAIEDFDPALDTIHLSELKEVIGEPESEEEKEGMYYVTKYRS; this is encoded by the coding sequence ATGGAACTAGTTAGACGGGGCTTCACGATTTTGACCGTAGCATTTCTTATGTTGCTGGGGGCGACTCTCGGTTCTGCAGCTTCAGAAGCACAACAATCTTCACCTGACCTTTTGATCAGACAAATCATGGGGTTAGCCTATGAATCCCGACAAACAATCAATAGTGTTCCTTTCTCTGTTGGTGATTCGCTAAAGAAGGTCGAAAAAGCCTGGGGAGAACCGGATGAGCTGAGTACTGCTGCAGCGACTTATTTTGACCATCATGTCCTCTTCCTCTATGACAACTCAACTGGCAGGAAGACAATCACTGCGATTGAAGATTTCGATCCAGCATTGGATACAATCCATCTATCAGAACTGAAGGAGGTCATCGGTGAACCTGAGAGTGAAGAAGAAAAAGAAGGGATGTATTATGTCACAAAATACCGATCATGA
- the qoxB gene encoding cytochrome aa3 quinol oxidase subunit I, giving the protein MEFFERFAIPHPSFAIYASMVAAGLTLIAIVAGLTYFKKWGYLWREWITTVDHKRIGIMYLISALMMLFRGGVDAIMMRAQLAVPDNTLLDSQHYNEIFTTHGVVMILFMAMPFIIFFMNFVVPLQIGARDVAFPRLNALSFWLFFMGAMLFNISFMVGGSPDAGWTSYFPLADGESVGSHYYMIAIQIAGIGTLMTGINFITTILKMRAPGMTLMKMPMFTWASLITSVIIVFAFPVLTVALAMGTMDLLFGTQFFTLENGGMAMLWANLFWVWGHPEVYILILPAFGIYSEIISTSARRNLYGYKSMVGSMVLISLLSFVVWAHHFFTMGQGAFANSIFSITTMAIAVPTGVKIFNWLLTLWKGKIEFTTPMLYSILFIPLFTLGGVTGVMLAMSAADYQYHNTMFLVAHFHNVIIPGVVFAMLAGLTFYWPKMFGFMLNEKIGKWTAWLLSIGFLLAFMPMYVTGLDGQARRMYTYSESTGFGPLNMVSFVGAAIMAVGFVLIVYNIYYSVRYASRDISADPWDARTLEWATHTPVPEYNFAITPEVASSEALWDVKKKGHVLFKGDYEKIHMPNNSGVPFIMSCIFFAWGFSLVFSLWIPAIITTIGIFICMTLRSFEKDHGHYISVKEIEDTESEMRGA; this is encoded by the coding sequence ATGGAATTCTTTGAACGATTTGCCATACCACATCCGAGTTTTGCGATATATGCTTCAATGGTGGCAGCCGGTCTTACGCTGATCGCGATTGTCGCCGGCTTGACCTATTTTAAAAAATGGGGCTATCTCTGGCGGGAATGGATTACGACGGTTGACCATAAACGCATTGGGATCATGTACCTCATCTCTGCGTTAATGATGCTTTTCCGTGGTGGCGTAGATGCCATCATGATGCGCGCTCAGCTTGCTGTGCCAGACAATACGCTTTTGGATTCACAACACTATAATGAAATTTTTACAACGCACGGGGTCGTCATGATCCTATTCATGGCAATGCCGTTCATCATATTTTTTATGAACTTTGTCGTACCACTGCAAATCGGGGCGCGTGATGTTGCGTTCCCACGCTTGAACGCACTCAGTTTCTGGCTGTTTTTCATGGGTGCAATGCTTTTCAACATTTCATTCATGGTCGGCGGATCGCCTGACGCAGGGTGGACATCGTACTTCCCGCTTGCAGATGGAGAGTCTGTAGGTTCGCACTATTATATGATTGCGATTCAAATCGCTGGTATCGGTACTTTGATGACAGGGATCAACTTCATTACAACGATTCTTAAAATGAGAGCTCCCGGCATGACATTGATGAAGATGCCGATGTTCACATGGGCTTCTCTCATTACGAGCGTAATCATCGTGTTCGCGTTCCCTGTATTGACCGTTGCACTTGCAATGGGGACGATGGACCTCTTATTCGGAACACAGTTCTTCACATTGGAAAATGGCGGAATGGCGATGCTCTGGGCAAACCTGTTCTGGGTTTGGGGACACCCTGAAGTGTATATCTTGATTCTGCCGGCATTCGGGATCTACAGTGAAATCATTTCAACCTCTGCTCGCCGTAATCTATATGGCTATAAATCGATGGTTGGATCCATGGTGTTGATCTCGCTTCTATCATTCGTCGTATGGGCCCACCATTTCTTTACAATGGGTCAGGGAGCATTTGCGAACAGCATTTTCTCCATCACGACGATGGCGATTGCGGTTCCGACGGGAGTCAAGATATTCAACTGGCTGCTGACATTATGGAAAGGAAAAATCGAGTTTACGACGCCAATGCTCTATTCCATCCTTTTCATTCCTCTCTTCACACTGGGTGGGGTGACAGGGGTCATGTTGGCGATGTCGGCTGCAGACTATCAATATCATAATACGATGTTCCTGGTCGCTCACTTCCATAATGTGATCATTCCAGGTGTCGTGTTTGCGATGCTTGCTGGTCTGACGTTCTACTGGCCGAAAATGTTCGGTTTCATGTTGAATGAGAAAATCGGAAAGTGGACCGCATGGTTGCTTTCGATCGGTTTCCTGCTCGCCTTCATGCCGATGTATGTGACAGGTTTGGATGGTCAGGCACGACGTATGTACACCTATTCTGAATCAACAGGTTTTGGTCCTTTGAATATGGTCTCATTTGTTGGAGCGGCGATCATGGCAGTCGGCTTTGTACTGATCGTTTACAACATCTACTACAGTGTACGCTATGCTTCAAGAGACATCAGTGCAGATCCATGGGATGCACGTACGTTAGAGTGGGCAACTCACACACCGGTGCCTGAATATAACTTTGCGATCACACCGGAAGTGGCATCAAGTGAGGCATTATGGGACGTCAAGAAAAAGGGTCATGTGTTGTTTAAAGGGGATTATGAAAAAATCCACATGCCGAACAACAGTGGTGTACCGTTTATCATGAGCTGTATTTTCTTTGCATGGGGCTTCTCGCTCGTATTCAGCTTATGGATTCCGGCGATCATCACTACAATCGGAATCTTTATATGTATGACCTTGCGCTCTTTTGAGAAAGATCACGGACATTATATTTCTGTGAAAGAGATTGAAGACACAGAATCAGAAATGCGAGGTGCTTAA
- a CDS encoding sensor histidine kinase, with protein sequence MNLLRWGKLRLFPKRFGMFPYIFLVYMLIPVLMMRSEVGMKAILGYAMIALFLVSYRQLFYSIYKNSRYFTFWLSVQLSIIFIFSLFYQPDYLFLGFYPAIFIGWYPKKKPFYTGLAMLFIIQVVPVLYHTFQETNPYNLGYIFPSIIILLLSPFGFRSIRKRIDLEQQLQQANAKINEYAAREERMRIARDLHDTLGHTLSLITLKSQLVGRVASIDPERARSEAKEIENTSRAALKQVRELVSDMRTVKLTDELVEIRRILQAAGIDFDLIHHDGVEDIPPLTQNILSMCLKEATTNVIKHSGAANCLITIKHSTTELTVTVKDDGIGLDEENSNGNGLKGMKERLELIDGNLTITGRNGTVVEMKVPLVRKSEKAGAGL encoded by the coding sequence ATGAATCTACTCAGATGGGGTAAACTCCGGTTGTTTCCAAAGCGGTTCGGAATGTTTCCATATATTTTTCTCGTGTATATGTTGATACCGGTCCTTATGATGCGGTCGGAGGTTGGGATGAAAGCGATCTTGGGCTATGCGATGATCGCCTTATTCCTTGTTTCTTACCGTCAGCTTTTTTATTCGATCTATAAAAACAGCCGTTACTTCACATTCTGGTTGTCTGTCCAATTATCCATCATCTTCATATTCAGTCTTTTCTACCAGCCGGATTATCTGTTTCTCGGTTTTTACCCAGCAATCTTTATCGGTTGGTATCCAAAGAAGAAACCGTTCTACACAGGCCTTGCTATGTTATTCATCATCCAAGTGGTCCCTGTCCTGTATCACACCTTCCAAGAAACAAATCCCTACAATCTGGGTTATATTTTCCCATCCATTATCATTTTACTGCTATCACCATTTGGTTTCAGATCGATACGCAAACGGATTGATCTGGAGCAGCAACTTCAACAAGCCAATGCCAAGATCAATGAATACGCAGCAAGGGAAGAACGGATGAGGATTGCTCGGGATTTGCATGATACGCTCGGTCATACGTTATCTCTTATTACATTGAAAAGCCAGTTGGTCGGTCGAGTTGCTTCGATTGATCCCGAAAGAGCCAGGTCAGAAGCTAAGGAAATAGAAAATACATCACGGGCAGCACTGAAGCAGGTACGGGAGCTCGTGTCCGACATGAGGACAGTGAAACTGACTGATGAGTTGGTCGAAATACGACGGATCCTTCAAGCAGCCGGTATTGATTTTGACTTGATCCATCATGACGGTGTTGAAGACATCCCACCGTTGACTCAGAATATTCTCAGTATGTGCTTGAAGGAAGCTACGACCAATGTGATCAAGCATAGTGGAGCAGCCAATTGCTTAATCACAATAAAACATTCTACGACTGAACTGACAGTTACTGTGAAAGATGATGGAATCGGGTTGGATGAAGAAAATTCGAATGGGAACGGATTAAAGGGTATGAAAGAGAGGCTAGAGCTGATTGACGGAAATCTAACCATTACAGGACGAAATGGAACAGTTGTAGAAATGAAGGTTCCACTGGTGCGAAAATCAGAGAAAGCAGGTGCTGGCTTATGA
- a CDS encoding TetR/AcrR family transcriptional regulator translates to MTKDDKRQRLIDAAYKVFARKGFNNASIKDIAREAEITPGLVHYYFKSKEELLISVQNSIQKSYQQQYAGKEARELKLQETLEEIKSRVENDPDWYRWRYELFSLGLKDENLQEELALILENGRKSLSVPMKQHTEMTGKEDQLAAILLACFDGLALQKMADKDFDLDGAYQSLMEMLEIYFRK, encoded by the coding sequence ATGACAAAAGATGACAAAAGACAACGACTGATTGATGCGGCGTATAAAGTGTTTGCTCGTAAGGGTTTTAACAACGCATCCATTAAAGATATTGCAAGAGAAGCGGAAATTACGCCTGGCCTTGTCCATTACTACTTCAAAAGCAAGGAAGAATTGCTGATTTCTGTCCAGAATAGCATTCAAAAAAGCTACCAGCAGCAATATGCTGGGAAGGAAGCGCGCGAGCTTAAATTGCAAGAGACGTTAGAGGAAATCAAATCACGTGTTGAAAATGATCCTGACTGGTATCGGTGGAGATATGAATTATTTTCACTTGGTTTGAAAGATGAAAATCTTCAGGAAGAACTGGCTTTAATCCTCGAAAATGGAAGAAAAAGCTTATCTGTGCCTATGAAACAACATACAGAAATGACTGGGAAAGAAGATCAGCTGGCTGCCATCCTGCTGGCATGTTTCGATGGGCTTGCCCTACAAAAAATGGCCGATAAGGACTTCGATCTCGATGGTGCCTATCAAAGCTTAATGGAAATGTTGGAAATCTATTTTAGAAAATAG
- a CDS encoding DUF1295 domain-containing protein, translated as MYGAVDKSLPQRIAILACECIFLLFVYWFLFLEGNQVFHLSDGDFGRKVMLFIFCLIIFVRMSFMVVYLLKRGITWGETWGVVFAFMIYYIGFSLLGGIIDKPLDWIDGIAIFIFLAGSVINTLSEVLRNQWKKDSQNKGRLYTGGLFKYAIHINYFGDVVWVIGFALLTRNLWSALVPAFLVIMFVYFNIPEHDRYLRERYGNSFVEYEKKTKKLIPFVY; from the coding sequence ATGTACGGTGCAGTAGACAAGTCTTTGCCGCAACGAATAGCCATTCTTGCATGTGAATGTATTTTCCTTCTGTTTGTGTATTGGTTTTTATTTTTAGAAGGGAACCAAGTTTTCCATTTATCCGACGGCGACTTTGGACGAAAAGTGATGTTGTTTATCTTTTGTCTGATTATATTTGTGAGAATGAGTTTCATGGTGGTTTATTTGTTGAAGCGGGGGATTACGTGGGGAGAAACATGGGGAGTCGTCTTTGCTTTTATGATCTATTATATTGGGTTTTCCTTACTAGGCGGCATCATAGACAAGCCCCTTGATTGGATTGACGGGATCGCCATCTTTATTTTTTTGGCTGGCTCTGTGATCAATACGTTATCTGAAGTATTGAGGAATCAGTGGAAAAAGGATTCTCAGAACAAAGGCAGGCTTTATACAGGTGGATTATTCAAATATGCCATCCACATCAATTATTTCGGAGATGTCGTTTGGGTGATCGGGTTTGCTCTGCTCACCAGGAATTTGTGGTCAGCGTTGGTACCTGCCTTTTTAGTCATAATGTTCGTCTATTTCAATATACCTGAGCATGATCGCTATTTAAGAGAACGATACGGAAATTCATTTGTAGAGTATGAAAAGAAGACGAAGAAACTGATTCCTTTTGTGTATTGA
- a CDS encoding serine hydrolase, translating to MLRILVVLLVLFVPSIAIAEEEKSQKELLETFMEEAMEVYKIPGASLGLVQNGEVTFKQSFGEQGNGEPVTNQTLFTIGSVSKPLTSLGILKLAEKGDIKLDEPIDTYISFDYGQSDSRFEITIRQLLSHTSGIGTFEGLQVADQNLRGKEAIAEAVAELEPVELTAQPGEIHQYSAANYLLLGKIIEEVSGIPFAEYMQKEVFASLGMDRTYATYSEAEKSGYQPGHQSWFGKPIKSDLWFDDSGAPYGYMASTMNDMTTFITRLVDRESLLSEPYLTMYFSPEVHRKEDYYYGLGWRMNTNDDDPFIFHGGETPDTRAELFISQSKDYAFVLLTNKNNFSEVMQTIHMKEGIRSIIEKQEVKPLPETSYKMQWLTLSVTAFITLLSLWNLIRLARKKVIHQRLWFALAAFSILLAILLIPLLVTIFEAPWHTFVAYGPETVLFIKIMIGVFIINGLGLFVILGWNKLKGDSRSPEQLTNVI from the coding sequence ATGCTAAGAATATTAGTAGTTTTGTTGGTATTGTTTGTTCCAAGTATAGCAATAGCAGAAGAAGAAAAGTCCCAAAAAGAGTTGCTTGAGACTTTTATGGAAGAAGCGATGGAAGTATACAAGATTCCTGGAGCCTCTTTAGGTTTAGTCCAGAACGGGGAGGTGACGTTCAAACAATCATTTGGAGAACAGGGCAATGGGGAGCCTGTAACAAATCAAACACTTTTTACGATAGGGTCTGTGAGTAAACCGTTGACAAGCCTGGGTATTTTGAAGCTGGCAGAAAAAGGGGACATCAAACTGGATGAGCCGATCGATACCTATATTTCCTTTGATTATGGACAATCGGACAGTCGGTTCGAAATAACCATCAGACAACTGCTGTCTCATACAAGTGGAATTGGTACATTTGAAGGTCTGCAAGTAGCCGATCAGAATTTAAGAGGGAAAGAAGCAATTGCAGAAGCTGTGGCAGAACTTGAACCAGTCGAACTCACTGCTCAGCCTGGGGAAATCCATCAATATAGCGCTGCCAACTATTTGCTGCTTGGCAAGATCATTGAAGAAGTATCGGGGATTCCTTTTGCAGAATATATGCAAAAGGAAGTGTTTGCAAGCTTGGGAATGGATCGAACGTATGCTACATATTCAGAGGCGGAGAAATCAGGGTACCAACCTGGTCACCAATCGTGGTTCGGAAAACCAATCAAAAGTGATCTTTGGTTTGATGACAGCGGAGCTCCTTATGGGTATATGGCCTCTACAATGAATGATATGACAACGTTCATTACACGATTGGTAGATCGAGAGAGTTTGTTATCTGAACCTTATTTAACGATGTATTTTTCACCTGAGGTCCATAGGAAAGAGGATTACTACTATGGTTTAGGCTGGAGGATGAACACCAATGACGATGATCCTTTTATTTTCCATGGCGGAGAAACGCCGGATACGAGGGCGGAGTTGTTCATCAGCCAATCTAAAGATTATGCCTTTGTATTACTAACAAATAAGAATAATTTTTCAGAAGTCATGCAGACGATCCACATGAAAGAAGGAATCCGATCAATCATTGAAAAACAAGAAGTGAAGCCATTACCCGAAACTAGCTACAAAATGCAATGGTTGACGTTATCCGTGACAGCTTTCATAACACTCCTGTCACTTTGGAACTTGATACGACTGGCAAGGAAAAAGGTGATACATCAAAGATTATGGTTCGCCTTAGCAGCATTTTCAATCCTTTTGGCAATCCTTCTGATTCCGCTTTTGGTTACCATATTTGAAGCACCGTGGCATACATTTGTTGCATATGGGCCGGAGACAGTCTTATTCATCAAAATAATGATAGGTGTTTTCATAATCAATGGGCTAGGGCTCTTTGTAATTTTAGGATGGAATAAGTTGAAGGGAGACTCTCGATCACCGGAACAACTGACAAATGTCATCTGA
- a CDS encoding alpha/beta fold hydrolase, which translates to MKTTLDNGETLSYKIRPGGACNLVLLHGNMASSDQWDLLMEDLDPRYTVYAVDLRGYGKSTYHTSIQSISDFSKDLKLFTDELGLKSFHLMGWSNGGGVAMQFAADYPEIVEKLILLASMSTRGYPLYDPDGERVQTKEQIVLDTGLNMMLDAQRKINNSLKQRWINCSIHVTNQKKTGMKNT; encoded by the coding sequence ATGAAAACAACACTGGATAATGGTGAAACACTTTCGTATAAAATAAGACCAGGTGGTGCTTGTAACCTAGTATTGCTGCATGGAAATATGGCATCTTCAGATCAGTGGGATCTTCTTATGGAAGATCTGGATCCAAGATATACAGTGTATGCCGTTGATTTAAGAGGATATGGCAAGTCTACGTACCACACCTCGATTCAATCAATAAGCGATTTTTCGAAAGATTTAAAGTTGTTTACAGATGAACTGGGGTTAAAGTCCTTCCATTTGATGGGCTGGTCGAATGGTGGTGGAGTAGCGATGCAATTTGCAGCTGATTACCCAGAAATAGTAGAGAAATTGATATTGTTAGCATCGATGTCCACTCGTGGATATCCCTTATATGATCCTGACGGAGAAAGAGTTCAAACAAAAGAACAGATTGTGTTGGACACCGGTTTGAACATGATGTTGGACGCACAAAGAAAGATAAACAATTCTTTAAAACAGCGATGGATCAATTGCTCTATTCACGTAACCAACCAGAAGAAAACCGGTATGAAAAATACTTAG
- a CDS encoding response regulator transcription factor — protein MIKILVAEDQRMLLGALSSLLDMEEDMEVISQTMNGQEAFEAIVNHQPDVCLMDIEMPGCSGLDVAGKLAEISHPCKIIILTTFARPGYFERAVKTGVHGYLLKDGSIDDLSNSIRKVVSGQRVFSPELMMTTMTQENPLTEREQEILQLAASGMTTKEITKELFLSHGTVRNYISEIIHKLEAKNRIEAIKNAEKKGWI, from the coding sequence ATGATAAAGATTTTGGTAGCGGAAGACCAGAGGATGCTTCTTGGGGCACTCAGTTCTCTGCTTGATATGGAAGAAGATATGGAGGTGATCAGCCAGACGATGAATGGTCAAGAGGCGTTTGAAGCGATTGTTAATCATCAGCCGGATGTGTGTCTCATGGATATTGAAATGCCGGGCTGCAGTGGTCTTGACGTAGCCGGGAAGTTGGCTGAAATTTCACATCCATGCAAAATCATCATACTGACGACATTCGCCCGTCCAGGTTATTTCGAACGTGCTGTTAAAACTGGTGTCCATGGTTATTTACTGAAAGATGGCTCGATCGATGACCTTTCTAATTCCATCCGGAAAGTCGTTTCAGGGCAACGTGTCTTCAGCCCTGAGTTGATGATGACCACCATGACCCAAGAAAATCCGTTGACGGAACGCGAGCAGGAGATTCTTCAGCTTGCTGCTTCAGGCATGACGACGAAGGAAATCACCAAGGAACTTTTCCTTTCTCATGGAACTGTCCGGAATTATATCTCAGAAATCATTCATAAGCTAGAAGCTAAAAACCGGATCGAAGCGATAAAAAACGCCGAAAAGAAAGGGTGGATCTGA
- the qoxA gene encoding cytochrome aa3 quinol oxidase subunit II codes for MKLKLALFAVMMSILTVLTGCEQLTVLDPKGPQAERLASDIMLTMLMMAGIVIAVFVWLVIMLVKYRASKQPADYEPPHIEGNPWVEGILVGIPVLIVAFLSFVSVQSNYIVESAPQGYEEKEPLVVYASSSDWKWHFSYPEEGIETVNYLYIPTDRPLEFRLYSHGPITSFWIPQLGGQKYAMNAHVTKLHLAADVEGDYMGRNANFSGEGFAENKFDVTAMNQEEFDDWVKEVKATAEPITEEKFEKLLEPGHLGRMTFTGTHLEFSPAPEHHHEGDKYEDKDEHKHSEEHHSASDKESSDHDKHMNHDE; via the coding sequence ATGAAGCTCAAGTTGGCGTTGTTTGCCGTCATGATGTCTATCCTTACAGTACTGACAGGTTGTGAGCAATTAACCGTGTTGGATCCGAAAGGACCTCAAGCTGAAAGGTTAGCCAGTGACATCATGTTGACGATGTTGATGATGGCGGGAATTGTGATTGCAGTTTTCGTTTGGCTTGTGATCATGTTGGTGAAATACCGTGCATCCAAACAACCTGCAGACTATGAACCACCTCATATTGAAGGTAATCCGTGGGTGGAAGGAATATTGGTCGGGATTCCGGTTTTGATTGTTGCTTTCCTTTCTTTCGTTTCTGTTCAAAGTAACTATATCGTGGAATCTGCCCCGCAAGGATATGAAGAGAAAGAACCATTGGTCGTCTATGCTTCATCCTCGGACTGGAAGTGGCATTTCAGTTATCCGGAAGAAGGGATCGAGACGGTCAACTATTTATACATTCCAACAGATCGACCACTTGAATTCAGACTTTACTCACACGGACCGATCACGAGTTTCTGGATTCCTCAGCTCGGTGGGCAGAAATACGCAATGAATGCCCACGTAACGAAACTTCATCTGGCGGCTGACGTTGAAGGGGATTATATGGGACGAAATGCGAACTTCAGTGGTGAAGGATTTGCTGAGAACAAGTTCGATGTGACAGCCATGAACCAGGAAGAATTTGATGATTGGGTGAAAGAAGTAAAAGCAACGGCTGAACCGATCACCGAAGAAAAATTCGAGAAACTGCTAGAACCAGGTCATCTTGGCAGGATGACGTTCACCGGAACACACTTAGAATTCTCACCGGCTCCAGAACATCATCACGAAGGTGACAAGTATGAAGATAAAGATGAACATAAGCATTCTGAAGAACATCATTCAGCTTCCGATAAGGAAAGCTCCGATCACGATAAACACATGAATCACGACGAGTAA